The Comamonas sp. GB3 AK4-5 genome includes a region encoding these proteins:
- the msrB gene encoding peptide-methionine (R)-S-oxide reductase MsrB → MTYPIQKTAAEWQALLQAKKAEAVAYEVTRHAATERAFTGKYEQHWADGSYHCMCCGAKLFDSATKFDAGCGWPSFHQAEPEAITEIVDRSHGMVRVETVCSRCGAHLGHVFEDGPQPTGLRYCMNSASLEFLDDSELPPELKQG, encoded by the coding sequence ATGACCTACCCCATCCAGAAGACCGCTGCCGAATGGCAGGCCCTGCTGCAAGCCAAAAAGGCCGAGGCCGTGGCCTACGAGGTCACGCGCCATGCCGCCACCGAGCGCGCTTTTACCGGCAAGTACGAGCAGCATTGGGCCGACGGCAGCTACCACTGCATGTGCTGCGGCGCCAAGCTTTTTGATTCCGCCACCAAGTTCGACGCCGGCTGTGGCTGGCCCAGCTTCCACCAGGCCGAACCCGAGGCCATCACCGAAATCGTGGACCGCAGCCACGGCATGGTGCGCGTGGAAACCGTGTGCAGCCGCTGCGGCGCCCACCTGGGCCATGTGTTTGAAGATGGCCCCCAACCCACCGGCCTGCGCTATTGCATGAACTCCGCTTCTCTGGAATTCCTGGATGACAGCGAGCTGCCTCCCGAGCTGAAGCAAGGCTGA
- a CDS encoding 3-(methylthio)propionyl-CoA ligase: MQGLMQDQQLLISSLIEFANRFHGDAEIVSRRVEGDIHRYTYRDLTARAKQLANALDGLKLAHGDRVASLAWNGYRHMEMYFGVSGSGRVLHTVNPRLHPEQIAWIVNHAEDQVLCFDMTFLPIIQAVHTHCPMVRHWVALCDADKLPADSGIPGLVSYEAWIGSQSKHYRWPQLDENTASSMCYTSGTTGNPKAALYSHRSSVLHAYGAALPDVMNLSARDAVLPVVPMFHVNAWGLPYSAALTGAKVVFPGPALDGKSLYELIEAEGVTFAAGVPTVWQMLLTHMQQGGLKFSKLNRTVIGGSACPPAMIDAFEDTYGVRVLHAWGMTEMSPLGTLGTLKNKHLALPKEQQRKILQKQGRPIFGVDMRIVDHDGKDQPWDGKAYGDLLVRGPWILDSYYKGSSPLVKDEEGLGWFPTGDVATIDPDGYMQITDRTKDVIKSGGEWISSIDIENIAMGHPAVAMAACIGMPHPKWDERPIVAVAKKAGAEVSREEILAFFEGKTAKWQIPDDVVFVDAIPLGATGKMLKTRLREQLTGYQLPGL, from the coding sequence ATGCAAGGTTTGATGCAGGACCAGCAGCTGCTGATCTCTTCGCTGATCGAATTCGCCAACCGTTTCCATGGCGACGCAGAAATCGTCTCGCGCCGCGTGGAAGGTGACATCCACCGCTATACCTACCGTGATTTGACGGCCCGCGCCAAGCAGCTGGCCAACGCACTGGACGGCCTGAAGCTGGCCCATGGCGACCGTGTGGCCAGCCTGGCCTGGAACGGCTACCGCCACATGGAGATGTATTTCGGCGTCAGCGGCTCGGGCCGGGTGCTGCACACCGTCAACCCGCGCCTGCACCCCGAGCAGATCGCCTGGATCGTCAACCATGCCGAAGACCAGGTGCTGTGCTTTGACATGACGTTCTTGCCCATCATCCAGGCCGTGCACACGCATTGCCCCATGGTGCGGCACTGGGTGGCGCTGTGCGATGCCGACAAATTGCCAGCCGACAGCGGCATTCCCGGCCTGGTCAGCTACGAGGCCTGGATTGGCTCCCAGTCCAAGCATTACCGCTGGCCGCAGCTGGACGAGAACACGGCGTCCAGCATGTGCTACACCAGCGGCACCACGGGCAACCCCAAGGCGGCGCTGTACAGCCACCGCTCCAGCGTGCTGCATGCCTATGGCGCGGCCCTGCCCGATGTGATGAACCTGTCCGCGCGCGACGCCGTACTGCCCGTGGTGCCCATGTTCCACGTCAACGCCTGGGGCCTGCCGTACTCGGCCGCGCTCACCGGTGCCAAGGTGGTCTTCCCCGGCCCGGCCCTGGATGGCAAATCGCTGTACGAGCTGATCGAGGCCGAGGGCGTGACCTTTGCCGCCGGTGTGCCCACGGTGTGGCAGATGCTGCTGACCCATATGCAGCAGGGCGGCCTGAAGTTCAGCAAGCTCAACCGCACGGTGATTGGTGGCTCGGCCTGCCCGCCGGCCATGATCGACGCCTTTGAAGACACCTATGGCGTGCGTGTGCTGCACGCCTGGGGTATGACCGAGATGAGCCCATTGGGCACCCTGGGCACGCTCAAGAACAAGCACTTGGCCCTGCCCAAGGAGCAGCAGCGCAAGATTCTGCAAAAACAGGGCCGCCCGATTTTTGGCGTGGACATGCGCATCGTTGACCATGATGGCAAGGACCAACCCTGGGACGGCAAGGCCTATGGCGACCTGCTGGTGCGCGGCCCCTGGATTCTGGACAGCTACTACAAGGGCAGCAGCCCTCTGGTGAAAGACGAGGAGGGCCTGGGCTGGTTCCCCACGGGCGACGTGGCCACCATAGACCCCGATGGCTATATGCAGATCACCGACCGCACCAAGGACGTGATCAAGTCCGGCGGCGAGTGGATCAGCTCCATCGACATCGAGAACATCGCCATGGGCCACCCCGCCGTGGCCATGGCGGCCTGCATTGGCATGCCCCATCCCAAATGGGATGAACGCCCCATCGTGGCGGTGGCCAAAAAGGCCGGCGCCGAGGTCTCGCGCGAGGAGATCCTGGCCTTCTTCGAGGGCAAGACGGCCAAGTGGCAAATCCCCGACGACGTGGTGTTTGTCGACGCCATTCCCCTGGGTGCCACGGGCAAGATGCTCAAGACCCGGCTGCGCGAGCAACTGACGGGTTACCAGCTGCCGGGGCTGTAA
- a CDS encoding YdiU family protein, translated as MHASSSPSAVPSAWQPSWHSNGFASLGPAFLTRLQPTPLPQAQLLTHSPDLAAQLGIPAAWLASDAAAQMLTGNQLLPGSQPYASVYSGHQFGVWAGQLGDGRAIMLGELQDGSDPAQGWELQLKGAGPTPYSRRGDGRAVLRSSIREFLCSEAMHALGIPTTRALSLTSSPAPVYREEVETAAVVCRAAPSLIRFGHFEHFAARDQQAELRQLADYVIDRYYPDCRNAGTQSRGSPYAALLRAVAERTAEMLAHWQAVGFCHGVMNSDNMSILGLTIDYGPFQFLDGFNPGHICNHSDTQGRYAFGQQPQIAYWNLFCLGQALHPLIGEEDATVAAIEAYRPHFSQAFAALMRRKLGLPALAANSDESADPATAVVGQLLQLLASERVDYTIFWTRLSEAAASASYDAVQDLFVDHSAWQRWLLSYQELLQRLGAAPDADLMQKSNPRFVLRNHLGEQVIRAAQAGDAQPLRQLQTVLATPYDAHPAHSDWAGFPPDWAASISISCSS; from the coding sequence ATGCATGCTTCTTCTTCGCCGTCTGCTGTCCCATCTGCCTGGCAGCCTTCCTGGCACAGCAACGGCTTTGCCAGCCTGGGCCCTGCCTTTCTGACCCGGTTGCAGCCCACGCCCCTGCCCCAGGCACAGCTGCTCACCCACAGCCCCGATCTGGCCGCGCAGCTGGGCATTCCTGCGGCCTGGCTGGCCAGTGATGCCGCCGCCCAGATGCTGACGGGCAACCAGTTGCTGCCCGGCAGCCAGCCCTATGCCAGCGTCTACAGCGGCCACCAATTTGGCGTCTGGGCCGGCCAGCTGGGTGACGGCCGCGCCATCATGCTGGGCGAGCTCCAGGATGGCAGTGACCCCGCTCAGGGCTGGGAGCTGCAGCTCAAGGGCGCAGGCCCCACGCCCTATTCGCGCCGGGGCGACGGCCGCGCTGTGCTGCGCTCCTCCATCCGCGAGTTTCTGTGCAGCGAGGCCATGCACGCCCTGGGCATTCCCACCACGCGGGCGCTCAGCCTCACATCCAGCCCGGCGCCGGTCTACCGCGAGGAGGTGGAAACCGCAGCCGTGGTCTGCCGCGCCGCGCCCAGCCTGATCCGCTTTGGCCATTTCGAGCATTTCGCCGCGCGTGACCAGCAGGCCGAGCTACGCCAGCTAGCCGATTACGTCATCGACCGCTACTACCCCGACTGCCGCAACGCAGGCACCCAGAGCAGAGGCAGCCCCTACGCCGCCCTGCTGCGCGCCGTGGCCGAGCGCACGGCCGAGATGCTGGCCCATTGGCAGGCCGTGGGCTTTTGCCACGGGGTGATGAACAGCGACAACATGTCCATCCTGGGCCTGACCATCGACTACGGCCCCTTCCAGTTTCTGGATGGCTTCAACCCCGGTCATATCTGCAACCACAGCGACACCCAGGGCCGCTACGCCTTTGGCCAGCAGCCGCAGATTGCCTACTGGAATCTGTTCTGCCTGGGCCAGGCCCTGCACCCTCTGATTGGCGAGGAAGACGCCACCGTGGCCGCCATCGAGGCCTACCGCCCCCACTTCAGCCAGGCCTTTGCCGCGCTGATGCGCCGCAAGCTGGGCCTGCCGGCGCTGGCGGCAAATTCGGACGAGAGCGCCGACCCGGCCACCGCCGTGGTGGGCCAGTTGCTGCAGCTGCTGGCCAGCGAGCGTGTGGACTACACCATCTTCTGGACCCGCTTGAGCGAGGCCGCAGCCAGCGCCAGCTACGATGCGGTGCAAGACCTGTTTGTGGATCACAGCGCCTGGCAGCGCTGGCTGCTCTCGTATCAGGAGCTTCTGCAGCGCCTGGGTGCTGCGCCAGACGCTGATTTGATGCAAAAATCCAACCCGCGCTTTGTGCTGCGCAACCACCTGGGCGAGCAAGTCATACGCGCCGCCCAGGCCGGCGATGCACAACCGCTGCGCCAGTTGCAGACCGTGCTCGCCACTCCTTACGACGCCCACCCGGCCCACAGCGACTGGGCGGGCTTTCCGCCCGACTGGGCTGCCTCCATCTCCATCAGTTGCTCCTCATGA
- a CDS encoding peptidylprolyl isomerase — protein sequence MKKQLLSSLVTAALLGTMAFSASAQNLAVVNGKPVPKERAEVLKQQLERSGRPVPAEMEDQIKDEVIAREIFMQEANRRGLAASPEYRQQMELARETILIRELFTDFQKKNPVTDADIKAEYDKFASASEAKEFHAAHILVESEDRAKAIIAEVKGGKKFEDIAKKESKDPGSGAQGGDLGWANASTYVPEFNEAMVKLDKGQMTDAPVKSQFGWHVIRVLETRQAQLPALEEVKPQIAQQLEQQKLMKFQDDLRAKAKIQ from the coding sequence ATGAAAAAACAGCTCTTGTCCAGTCTTGTGACCGCGGCCCTGTTGGGCACGATGGCCTTTTCGGCATCGGCCCAGAACCTGGCCGTCGTCAACGGCAAGCCTGTGCCCAAGGAGCGCGCCGAAGTGCTCAAGCAGCAGCTGGAACGCTCCGGCCGCCCGGTGCCCGCCGAAATGGAAGACCAGATCAAGGATGAAGTGATCGCCCGCGAAATCTTCATGCAAGAAGCCAACCGCCGTGGCCTGGCTGCTTCGCCCGAGTACCGCCAGCAGATGGAACTGGCCCGCGAGACGATTCTGATCCGCGAGCTGTTCACCGACTTCCAGAAGAAGAACCCCGTCACCGACGCCGACATCAAGGCCGAGTACGACAAGTTCGCCTCTGCCAGCGAAGCCAAGGAATTCCACGCCGCCCACATCCTGGTGGAGTCGGAAGACCGCGCCAAGGCCATCATTGCCGAAGTCAAGGGCGGCAAGAAGTTTGAAGACATCGCCAAGAAGGAGTCCAAGGACCCCGGATCCGGCGCCCAAGGCGGCGACCTGGGCTGGGCCAATGCCTCCACTTATGTGCCCGAGTTCAACGAAGCCATGGTCAAGCTGGACAAGGGCCAGATGACCGATGCGCCGGTCAAGAGCCAGTTTGGCTGGCATGTGATCCGCGTGCTGGAAACCCGCCAGGCCCAGCTACCTGCGCTGGAAGAGGTCAAGCCCCAGATCGCCCAGCAACTGGAACAGCAAAAGCTGATGAAGTTCCAGGACGATCTGCGCGCCAAGGCCAAGATCCAGTAA
- a CDS encoding inner membrane-spanning protein YciB has product MKLLLDFFPIILFFVAFKVWGIYTATAVAIVATVLQIGYLRFKTGKVEPMQWISLGVIVLFGGSTLLTHSEAVIQWVSQYDAATAETLHRNSENFIKWKPTVLYWLMGGALLVGQLFFKKNFIKSLMGAQMQLPDAAWRGMCWSWTGFFAAMGVLNLWVAYNFDTDTWVNFKLFGGMGLMLVFVLGQALYLSRHMKDATSDSKQDPQP; this is encoded by the coding sequence ATGAAACTGCTGCTCGACTTCTTCCCCATCATCCTGTTCTTTGTGGCCTTCAAGGTCTGGGGCATTTACACGGCCACGGCCGTGGCCATCGTAGCCACCGTGCTGCAGATCGGCTATTTGCGCTTCAAGACCGGCAAGGTCGAACCCATGCAATGGATCAGCCTGGGCGTGATCGTCTTATTCGGCGGATCTACGCTGCTGACGCACAGCGAAGCTGTCATTCAATGGGTGTCGCAATATGACGCGGCGACAGCAGAAACGCTGCACAGAAACAGTGAAAACTTCATCAAATGGAAGCCCACGGTGCTGTACTGGCTCATGGGCGGCGCACTGTTGGTGGGCCAGCTGTTCTTCAAGAAGAACTTCATCAAAAGCCTGATGGGCGCGCAAATGCAGCTGCCCGACGCAGCCTGGCGCGGCATGTGCTGGAGCTGGACCGGCTTCTTCGCCGCCATGGGCGTGCTCAATCTGTGGGTGGCCTATAACTTCGACACCGACACCTGGGTCAACTTCAAGCTGTTTGGCGGCATGGGGCTGATGCTGGTCTTTGTGCTGGGCCAGGCCCTTTATCTGAGCCGCCACATGAAGGACGCGACCTCCGACTCCAAGCAGGATCCGCAGCCATGA
- a CDS encoding branched-chain amino acid ABC transporter substrate-binding protein, whose translation MQFVLKTTFATLTLAAAASAAAQQGETVKIAWLDPLSGLMAALGSNQMKSWQFLAEEFSKKNAAGVKFEIIAIDNKLSPQETASALRSAMDQGVRYVVQGNGSGPALAIIDALEKHNARNKGKEVLYLNYAAVDPDLTNSKCSYWHFRLDADTSMKMEALTTYLKDQAEVKKVYLINQNYAHGHQVSKYAKEMLKRKRPDVEIVGDDMAPLAQVRDFSPYIAKIKQSGADSVITGNWGSDLALLIKAANDAGLNNVKFYTYYGVATGAPTAMGAAAAGKVYMVGYGHLNVEGPINKIVKDFKARFNEDMYTASVYHGFAMLSEAMARAKSTEPVKVAAVMEGMKFNSFNGEVEMRKTDHQLQQGLFITRWEKAGGKYAIDSENTGYTFAPVKYFEPYVASTPTSCQMKRPS comes from the coding sequence ATGCAGTTTGTGTTGAAGACCACGTTTGCCACCCTGACCCTGGCCGCTGCCGCCAGCGCTGCAGCCCAGCAGGGCGAGACCGTCAAGATCGCCTGGCTGGACCCGTTGTCGGGCCTGATGGCGGCGTTGGGCAGCAACCAGATGAAGAGCTGGCAGTTCCTGGCCGAGGAATTCAGCAAGAAGAATGCGGCCGGTGTGAAGTTCGAAATCATCGCCATCGACAACAAGCTCAGTCCGCAAGAGACCGCCAGCGCACTGCGCTCGGCCATGGACCAGGGCGTGCGCTATGTGGTGCAGGGCAATGGCTCGGGCCCGGCGCTGGCCATCATCGACGCGCTGGAAAAGCACAACGCCCGCAACAAGGGCAAGGAGGTGCTCTACCTGAACTACGCGGCCGTGGACCCCGACCTCACCAACAGCAAATGCAGCTACTGGCATTTCCGCCTGGATGCCGACACCTCCATGAAGATGGAGGCGCTGACCACCTACCTCAAAGACCAGGCCGAGGTGAAAAAGGTCTACCTCATCAACCAGAACTATGCCCACGGCCACCAGGTGAGCAAATACGCCAAGGAGATGCTCAAGCGCAAGCGCCCGGATGTGGAAATCGTGGGTGACGACATGGCGCCGCTGGCCCAGGTGCGTGACTTCTCGCCCTATATCGCCAAGATCAAGCAGTCGGGGGCGGACAGCGTCATCACCGGCAACTGGGGCTCGGACCTGGCCCTGCTCATCAAGGCCGCCAACGACGCCGGGCTGAACAACGTCAAGTTCTACACCTACTACGGCGTTGCCACCGGCGCGCCCACGGCCATGGGGGCGGCCGCTGCGGGCAAGGTGTATATGGTGGGCTATGGCCACCTGAACGTCGAAGGCCCGATCAACAAGATCGTCAAGGACTTCAAGGCCCGATTCAACGAGGACATGTACACCGCCTCCGTCTACCACGGCTTTGCCATGCTCAGCGAGGCCATGGCCCGCGCCAAGAGCACCGAGCCGGTGAAGGTGGCAGCCGTGATGGAGGGCATGAAGTTCAACAGCTTCAACGGCGAGGTGGAAATGCGCAAAACCGACCACCAGCTGCAGCAGGGGCTGTTCATCACCCGCTGGGAAAAAGCCGGGGGCAAATACGCTATAGACTCGGAAAACACCGGCTACACCTTTGCGCCGGTGAAGTATTTCGAGCCCTATGTGGCCAGCACGCCCACGTCCTGCCAGATGAAGCGGCCGAGCTGA
- a CDS encoding BolA family protein: MSAPSFTTAALEQRLRQHLTPTQLEVIDESHQHAGHAGANGTGFGTHFRVRIASPLFDGKSRVTRHRLVYDSLQDLMDQGLHALAIEVL, translated from the coding sequence ATGAGCGCCCCGTCCTTTACCACCGCAGCGCTGGAGCAGCGCCTGCGCCAGCACCTGACGCCCACGCAGTTGGAAGTCATCGATGAAAGCCACCAGCATGCCGGCCACGCCGGCGCCAATGGCACGGGCTTTGGCACGCATTTTCGGGTGCGCATTGCCAGCCCGCTGTTTGATGGCAAGAGCCGCGTGACACGCCATAGGCTTGTGTATGATTCCCTGCAAGACTTGATGGACCAGGGCCTGCATGCCCTGGCCATCGAAGTGTTGTAG